From Stenotrophomonas maltophilia, a single genomic window includes:
- a CDS encoding DUF2059 domain-containing protein — protein MTRTAPALPSLLRRAALLLALAVASVPALAAPPTDGDINRLLSASRAQSMIDTMLPQIEAMQQQQFQQVAAQRQLNAQQQEQLKRIQARTSQTLRQALSWQQLRPMYVDLYKKTFSKEDVLAMAEFYESAAGQSLLDKTPALMQNVMVAIQARMQPLFADLQKDLEAIVNEPEKK, from the coding sequence ATGACCCGCACCGCACCCGCCCTGCCGTCCCTGCTGCGTCGCGCCGCCCTGCTGCTGGCGCTGGCCGTGGCCAGTGTGCCGGCCCTGGCCGCGCCGCCGACCGATGGCGACATCAACCGCCTGCTCTCGGCCTCGCGCGCGCAGAGCATGATCGACACCATGCTGCCGCAGATCGAAGCGATGCAGCAGCAGCAGTTCCAGCAGGTGGCCGCGCAGCGCCAGCTCAACGCCCAGCAGCAGGAGCAGCTGAAGCGGATCCAGGCGCGGACCAGCCAGACCCTGCGCCAGGCCCTGTCATGGCAGCAGCTGCGGCCGATGTACGTGGACCTCTACAAGAAGACCTTCAGCAAGGAAGACGTGCTGGCGATGGCCGAGTTCTACGAGAGCGCGGCCGGCCAGAGCCTGCTGGACAAGACCCCGGCGCTGATGCAGAACGTGATGGTGGCCATCCAGGCGCGCATGCAGCCGCTGTTCGCGGACCTGCAGAAGGACCTGGAAGCGATCGTCAACGAACCGGAAAAGAAGTGA
- the ubiB gene encoding ubiquinone biosynthesis regulatory protein kinase UbiB has product MKAVLRASRIGRVILRYRLDDLLQGTPAERWLRLAKPFVPRASADIAAQSRGARLRLALQDLGPIFVKFGQILSTRRDLVPPDVANELTLLQDRVKPFDGDTARRIVEEALGLPVSEAFASFDTEPLASASIAQVHAATLADGRQVVVKVLRPGIEKQIDADIALLNSLAALVERTHPRADKIRPREVVAEVENTLAAELDLQREGANASVLRRFWENSDDLYVPEVIWSHTAERALTLERVWGIPSDDIAALDKAGIDRKALAAKGVRVFYTQVFRDNFFHADAHAGNIWVDTDPARRANPRFIALDFGIMGQLSQEDQYYLAENFMAIFNRDYRRIAELHVQARWMPDHVRIDDLEAAVRSVCEPYFTRPLSQISLAEVLMKLFRVAQRYQLTLQPQLILLQKTLLNIEGVGRQLDPQIDIWAVAKPVLAKILRERYSPRRVVREIGKRLPEIMTHAPDMPRLVHAWLTQQVEGRHELAMRSRDLVALDASLQRLQKRAVGAITGVGLLAIAALMYVLQPPGWYWGDLPMWSWLSGAVGAVALLRAWWK; this is encoded by the coding sequence ATGAAGGCCGTGCTGCGGGCCAGCCGCATCGGCCGGGTGATCCTGCGTTACCGCCTCGACGATCTGCTGCAGGGCACGCCGGCCGAGCGCTGGCTGCGCCTGGCCAAGCCGTTCGTGCCGCGCGCCTCGGCCGATATCGCCGCACAATCGCGCGGCGCGCGCCTGCGCCTGGCGCTGCAGGACCTCGGGCCGATCTTCGTCAAGTTCGGCCAGATCCTGTCGACCCGCCGCGACCTGGTACCGCCCGACGTGGCCAACGAGCTGACCCTGCTGCAGGACCGGGTCAAGCCGTTCGATGGCGATACTGCGCGCCGCATCGTCGAAGAAGCACTCGGCCTGCCGGTGAGCGAGGCGTTTGCCAGCTTCGACACCGAACCGCTGGCTTCGGCCTCGATCGCGCAGGTGCACGCAGCGACGCTCGCCGACGGCCGCCAGGTGGTGGTCAAGGTATTGCGCCCAGGCATCGAAAAGCAGATCGATGCCGACATTGCCCTGCTCAACTCGCTGGCCGCGCTGGTCGAGCGCACCCATCCACGTGCCGACAAGATCCGCCCGCGTGAAGTGGTGGCCGAAGTCGAGAACACCCTGGCTGCCGAACTGGACCTGCAGCGCGAAGGCGCCAATGCCAGCGTGCTGCGCCGCTTCTGGGAAAACAGCGACGATCTGTACGTACCGGAAGTGATCTGGAGCCACACCGCCGAGCGTGCGCTGACCCTGGAACGCGTATGGGGCATTCCGTCCGATGACATCGCCGCGCTGGACAAGGCCGGCATCGACCGCAAGGCGCTGGCCGCCAAGGGCGTGCGGGTGTTCTACACCCAAGTGTTCCGTGACAACTTCTTCCATGCCGACGCGCACGCCGGCAACATCTGGGTCGACACCGATCCGGCGCGCCGTGCCAACCCGCGCTTCATCGCGCTGGACTTCGGCATCATGGGCCAGCTCTCGCAGGAAGATCAGTACTACCTGGCCGAGAACTTCATGGCCATCTTCAACCGAGATTACCGTCGCATCGCCGAACTGCACGTGCAGGCACGCTGGATGCCGGACCACGTGCGCATCGATGATCTGGAAGCGGCGGTGCGTTCGGTATGCGAGCCGTACTTCACCCGCCCGCTGTCGCAGATCTCGCTGGCCGAAGTGCTGATGAAGCTGTTCCGCGTGGCCCAGCGCTACCAGCTGACCCTGCAGCCGCAGCTGATCCTGCTGCAGAAGACCCTGCTGAACATCGAAGGTGTCGGTCGCCAGCTCGATCCTCAGATCGACATCTGGGCAGTGGCCAAGCCGGTGCTGGCGAAGATCCTGCGCGAGCGCTACAGCCCGCGCCGGGTGGTGCGCGAGATCGGCAAGCGCCTGCCGGAAATCATGACCCATGCGCCGGACATGCCGCGCCTGGTACACGCCTGGCTGACCCAGCAGGTGGAAGGCCGCCATGAACTGGCGATGCGCTCGCGCGATCTGGTGGCGCTCGATGCCAGCCTGCAGCGCCTGCAGAAACGCGCGGTGGGTGCGATCACCGGCGTTGGCCTGCTGGCCATCGCGGCGCTGATGTACGTGCTGCAACCGCCGGGCTGGTACTGGGGCGACCTGCCGATGTGGAGCTGGTTGTCCGGTGCGGTTGGCGCGGTGGCGCTGCTGCGCGCGTGGTGGAAGTAG
- a CDS encoding O-methyltransferase has product MLQALKDELVRFGTDNDARETERGRRMLNITPETGELLSVLVRFGQARRVLEIGTSNGYSTLWLAEAAAAIDGHVTTLEFAEDKAAMARATFARSGLEQYITLVHGDAGSWLAQADDASVDLLFLDSDREQYAGWWPQLRRVLRPGGLLVVDNAISHAAQMEPLRALLAADEAFSTSLVPVGNGELLAVRNA; this is encoded by the coding sequence GTGCTGCAGGCGCTCAAGGACGAGCTGGTGCGCTTCGGTACCGACAACGACGCGCGCGAAACCGAGCGCGGCCGGCGCATGCTCAACATCACGCCGGAGACCGGTGAGTTGCTCTCGGTGCTGGTGCGTTTTGGCCAGGCGCGGCGGGTGCTGGAAATCGGCACGTCCAATGGCTATTCCACGCTGTGGCTGGCCGAGGCCGCCGCGGCCATCGACGGCCATGTGACCACGCTGGAGTTCGCCGAGGACAAGGCGGCGATGGCGCGTGCCACCTTCGCACGCAGCGGCTTGGAGCAGTACATCACCCTGGTCCACGGCGATGCCGGGTCGTGGCTGGCGCAGGCCGACGATGCCAGCGTCGACCTGCTGTTCCTCGATTCGGACCGCGAACAGTACGCCGGCTGGTGGCCGCAGTTGCGGCGCGTGCTGCGGCCCGGTGGCCTGCTGGTGGTGGACAACGCGATCTCGCACGCCGCGCAGATGGAACCGCTGCGCGCCCTGTTGGCTGCCGACGAGGCGTTCAGCACCAGCCTGGTGCCGGTGGGCAATGGCGAGTTGCTGGCGGTGCGCAACGCCTGA
- a CDS encoding pseudouridine synthase translates to MPSPDNPVVSTEPDTLAAVETDTAPLQLLHLDERLAVVNKPAGLMVHDSKLARGEDDFLADRLREQLGRPIFLVHRLDRATSGCLLLAFDRDTASALGKALMGGEVLKDYLTVCRGWPAELSWQVDHDLDGGPGKPVKKPAITDFQRLATGELSVPIGEFSSSRYALLRCQPQTGRFRQIRRHLKHLSHHMIGDTSHGDGRHNRIFRMQGVHRMLLHAERLRFPHPDGGVVDVRAPLDAGFQKALDLFGWQVDSA, encoded by the coding sequence ATGCCCAGCCCCGATAATCCCGTGGTGAGCACCGAACCTGACACCCTCGCTGCGGTCGAGACCGACACCGCACCCCTGCAGCTGCTGCACCTGGATGAGCGCCTGGCCGTGGTCAACAAGCCGGCCGGGCTGATGGTCCACGACAGCAAGCTGGCCCGTGGCGAAGACGATTTCCTGGCCGACCGCCTGCGCGAGCAGCTGGGCCGCCCGATCTTCCTGGTCCATCGCCTGGACCGGGCGACCAGTGGCTGCCTGCTGCTGGCCTTCGACCGCGATACCGCCAGCGCGCTGGGCAAGGCGCTGATGGGCGGCGAAGTGCTGAAGGACTACCTGACCGTGTGCCGGGGCTGGCCGGCCGAGCTCTCCTGGCAGGTCGACCATGATCTGGATGGCGGCCCGGGCAAGCCGGTGAAGAAGCCGGCGATCACCGATTTCCAGCGCCTGGCCACCGGCGAGCTGTCGGTGCCGATCGGCGAGTTCAGCAGTTCGCGTTATGCGTTGCTGCGCTGCCAGCCGCAGACCGGGCGCTTCCGGCAGATCCGTCGCCACCTCAAGCACCTGTCGCACCACATGATCGGCGACACCAGCCACGGTGATGGCCGCCACAACCGCATCTTCCGCATGCAGGGCGTGCACCGCATGCTGCTGCACGCCGAGCGCCTGCGGTTCCCGCATCCCGACGGTGGCGTTGTGGATGTACGCGCGCCGCTGGACGCTGGGTTCCAGAAGGCGCTGGACCTGTTCGGCTGGCAGGTGGATAGCGCTTGA